In a single window of the Tellurirhabdus bombi genome:
- a CDS encoding SPFH domain-containing protein, whose translation MGYVFLTLTILALLVVFATVKVVPQQNAYVVERLGKFFAVLQPGVNFIIPFFDRVAYKHSLKETALDIPEQICITRDNVQVRVDGVIFIQIIDPMKASYGISDYKFAVSQLSQTTMRSEMGKIELDKTFEERTTINQAVVQSIDEAAIGWGVKVLRYEIKNITPPQTVLNAMEKQMQAEREKRAVILESEGQKQSAINVAEGQKQKVVLESEGIRMRQINEASGEAEAIKSIADATAESIRKIALAIQEEGGMNAVQLRVAEQLVDQFGNLAKETNTLILPANFGDLSSIISTAMSVVKQQEKTP comes from the coding sequence ATGGGATATGTATTTCTTACTCTTACCATTCTTGCCTTACTGGTTGTCTTTGCGACCGTCAAAGTAGTTCCTCAACAAAACGCGTACGTCGTCGAACGGCTGGGCAAGTTTTTCGCTGTCCTGCAACCGGGAGTTAACTTTATTATCCCTTTTTTCGACCGGGTAGCTTATAAACACAGCCTGAAAGAAACCGCGCTTGATATTCCCGAGCAAATTTGCATCACCCGGGATAACGTGCAGGTGCGGGTGGACGGGGTTATTTTTATCCAGATTATTGACCCCATGAAGGCGTCCTACGGGATTAGTGATTACAAATTCGCCGTCAGTCAGTTATCGCAAACCACCATGCGGAGCGAGATGGGAAAAATTGAACTCGATAAGACGTTTGAAGAACGAACAACGATAAATCAGGCGGTCGTTCAATCCATTGACGAAGCAGCCATTGGCTGGGGTGTCAAGGTGTTGCGGTATGAAATTAAGAACATTACCCCGCCCCAAACCGTTCTGAACGCCATGGAAAAACAGATGCAAGCCGAGCGTGAAAAACGGGCGGTCATTCTGGAATCGGAAGGGCAAAAACAGTCGGCTATTAACGTGGCTGAAGGGCAAAAACAGAAAGTTGTCCTGGAATCGGAAGGGATTCGGATGCGACAAATCAACGAGGCCTCTGGAGAGGCAGAAGCCATTAAATCCATTGCGGATGCCACCGCCGAGAGTATTCGTAAAATAGCCCTGGCGATTCAGGAAGAGGGCGGTATGAACGCCGTGCAACTGCGGGTAGCGGAACAGTTGGTTGACCAATTCGGAAATCTGGCCAAAGAAACCAATACGCTGATTTTGCCCGCCAACTTTGGCGACTTGTCGTCAATCATTTCTACCGCAATGAGTGTTGTTAAACAACAGGAAAAAACGCCTTAA
- a CDS encoding NfeD family protein — MDFFTESQLWLIGGLLFLIAELFSVSFFFAFLSVGALATSLLAWLGITPGISSQLLAFSVVTITTLVVGRQPLRRWMSSRTRKQEYTEYVGDKATVTKTIPALGEGRIAYRGTEWIAATDTNLSIMAGKQVVIKRMDGIRAIVDAVTVSSLQ, encoded by the coding sequence ATGGACTTCTTCACAGAATCGCAACTATGGCTCATTGGTGGCCTTTTGTTTTTAATCGCCGAACTCTTCAGCGTCTCTTTCTTTTTTGCCTTTTTGAGCGTTGGCGCGCTGGCAACATCCCTGCTGGCGTGGTTGGGCATCACACCCGGCATCAGCAGCCAGCTCCTGGCGTTTTCGGTCGTAACCATCACTACGTTGGTTGTTGGTCGGCAGCCGCTGCGCCGGTGGATGAGTTCCCGCACGCGCAAACAGGAATACACGGAATACGTTGGCGACAAAGCGACGGTTACCAAAACGATTCCTGCGCTGGGCGAAGGGCGGATTGCCTACCGGGGAACCGAATGGATTGCAGCTACTGATACTAACTTGTCCATCATGGCCGGAAAACAGGTCGTCATCAAGCGCATGGACGGCATTCGGGCCATTGTTGACGCCGTCACCGTTAGCAGCCTACAATAA
- the pafA gene encoding alkaline phosphatase PafA: protein MRIFSSLCLLLSLTGSVFSQNTVKKPAVNPLAKPKLVVGFVVDQMRYDYLYRYYDKFSEGGFKRLMREGFNCRNNHYHYAATITAPGHAHIYTGSTPAISGIVGNDWFDRQADQTVYCVEDSTVSTVGMASPAGRMSPRNLLVTTVTDQLKVASQGRSKVIGIALKDRGAILPAGHAANGAYWFESKEGNWISSSFYMKDLPQWVKDFNARKLAAQYVTQTWTTLLPIDQYVESTADDVPYENVLQGETKPVFPHQFVASMGNKYEELRTSPFGDLLTKEMALAALKGENLGKGKETDFLCISFSSTDYIGHRFGPDAIETQDEYLRLDRVLADLLNSFDAQVGKGNYLVFLSADHGAADNPAYSQSMNLPAGFRNSGDALKVANEAVQKAFGPGSWIKKYDNQQLYLNQDLLREKKIKMADAVEAIRLALLQQPGVVNVINFHDLAAVSVPEYWLTLLRNVYHPKRSGDLYIIYESGWLEGYRKGGTSHGTVFNYDTHVPLLFYGWGVKPGETTRRTQIADIAPTVSALLHILEPSGNIGNPVSEAIK from the coding sequence ATGCGAATTTTTTCTTCTTTATGCCTCCTGTTATCCCTGACAGGAAGTGTTTTTTCACAAAATACGGTCAAAAAACCGGCGGTTAATCCGTTGGCCAAGCCAAAATTGGTAGTTGGTTTTGTGGTTGATCAGATGCGGTATGATTATTTGTATCGCTATTACGACAAATTTAGCGAAGGTGGTTTTAAGCGATTAATGCGCGAAGGATTCAACTGCCGGAATAACCATTATCACTATGCCGCTACGATTACGGCACCCGGCCACGCCCACATCTATACCGGCTCTACACCAGCCATCAGTGGCATCGTGGGTAACGACTGGTTTGACCGTCAGGCCGATCAGACGGTTTATTGCGTAGAGGATTCGACGGTGTCAACGGTAGGGATGGCTTCACCAGCGGGTAGAATGTCGCCGCGTAATTTGTTGGTAACCACCGTTACGGATCAGCTCAAGGTCGCCTCGCAGGGGCGTTCCAAAGTAATCGGCATTGCGCTAAAAGATCGTGGAGCCATTCTGCCCGCCGGTCACGCCGCGAACGGAGCCTATTGGTTTGAGTCAAAAGAAGGAAACTGGATTTCCAGCTCCTTTTACATGAAAGATCTGCCGCAGTGGGTAAAAGATTTTAACGCCCGGAAGCTGGCCGCGCAATACGTGACGCAGACCTGGACAACGCTGTTGCCCATTGATCAGTATGTAGAAAGTACAGCCGATGATGTGCCTTACGAAAACGTGCTGCAAGGTGAAACCAAGCCGGTTTTCCCGCACCAGTTCGTCGCTTCGATGGGGAACAAATATGAGGAATTACGCACGAGCCCTTTCGGTGATTTGCTGACGAAAGAAATGGCACTGGCGGCACTCAAAGGCGAAAATCTGGGCAAAGGAAAAGAAACAGATTTTCTATGCATTAGTTTTTCCTCTACCGACTACATCGGACACCGCTTCGGGCCGGACGCCATCGAAACTCAAGACGAATACCTTCGGCTGGACCGCGTGCTGGCTGATCTGCTAAACTCCTTCGATGCGCAGGTTGGTAAAGGCAACTACCTGGTTTTTCTTTCGGCGGACCACGGAGCTGCCGACAATCCGGCTTATTCGCAAAGCATGAACCTTCCGGCTGGTTTCCGCAACTCGGGAGACGCCCTCAAGGTAGCCAATGAGGCTGTTCAAAAGGCATTTGGTCCGGGATCGTGGATTAAAAAATACGATAACCAGCAGCTTTACCTGAATCAGGACCTGTTACGCGAGAAAAAAATCAAAATGGCCGATGCGGTCGAAGCTATTCGGTTGGCGTTGCTGCAACAGCCGGGTGTGGTGAACGTGATTAACTTCCACGACCTCGCGGCGGTGTCGGTGCCGGAATACTGGCTGACGTTGCTGCGCAACGTGTACCACCCCAAGCGCAGCGGCGATCTGTACATTATCTATGAATCAGGCTGGCTGGAGGGCTACCGAAAAGGAGGGACTTCGCACGGAACGGTCTTTAACTACGATACGCACGTGCCTTTGCTATTCTATGGCTGGGGCGTGAAACCCGGCGAAACGACGCGTCGGACGCAGATTGCCGACATTGCGCCTACGGTTTCGGCCCTGTTGCACATTCTGGAGCCGAGCGGAAATATTGGTAATCCGGTTTCCGAAGCGATTAAGTAA
- a CDS encoding fatty acid desaturase, with protein MTPTATIKPVRIGNRGLWFAAAILVSWAGMLVFLLQFPINWQNPLIYFFVLVQMHLYTGVFITAHDAIHGVVAPHNKRLNYWIGALCATLFAFNNYNKLHQKHHLHHKHSATEEDPDYHEGNPNFFAWYYSFLKQYISIAQIVLMAVTYNILKIWIPMENLILFWMVPAILSTFQLFYFGTYLPHRGEHHNPPHYARSQKVNHVAAFLSCYFFGYHYEHHAYPYLPWWKLAEAREKQAMSQ; from the coding sequence ATGACACCAACTGCAACGATCAAACCCGTCCGCATCGGTAATCGGGGACTTTGGTTCGCCGCTGCCATTTTAGTGAGTTGGGCGGGGATGCTGGTTTTTCTTTTACAGTTTCCCATCAACTGGCAAAATCCTCTGATTTACTTCTTTGTGCTTGTGCAGATGCATTTGTATACAGGCGTTTTTATTACGGCTCACGATGCCATTCACGGCGTAGTAGCGCCCCATAACAAGCGGCTTAACTACTGGATCGGCGCCCTTTGTGCGACGCTTTTTGCCTTCAATAATTACAACAAGCTTCATCAGAAACATCATTTGCATCATAAGCATTCCGCTACTGAAGAGGATCCAGACTATCACGAAGGGAATCCTAACTTTTTTGCGTGGTACTATAGCTTTCTGAAGCAATATATCTCTATTGCCCAAATTGTTCTGATGGCGGTTACATATAACATCCTGAAAATCTGGATCCCCATGGAAAATCTGATTCTTTTCTGGATGGTCCCGGCCATTCTGAGTACGTTTCAGCTATTCTATTTTGGTACCTATCTCCCCCACCGGGGCGAGCATCACAACCCACCGCACTACGCGCGCAGCCAGAAAGTCAATCACGTAGCCGCCTTTTTGTCCTGTTATTTTTTCGGGTATCACTACGAACACCATGCGTATCCGTATTTGCCGTGGTGGAAGCTGGCCGAAGCGCGGGAGAAACAAGCGATGAGCCAATAA